One window of the Vicinamibacterales bacterium genome contains the following:
- the ftsW gene encoding putative lipid II flippase FtsW, translating into MARKLKSDRLLFTATLLLLVISIAWVYSASVVQAEQRFGDPGRFLVRQLLWVALGLAFMLSAMRLDYHWYRNQRLLWGLFGATVVALVAVFLSPPVNHAHRWLNLYGLGIQPSELAKLVTILFVAMAVDRRVEQQDALPPGLVKVGLVLAVFGALIWREPDAGSATALCAIACAMLFVAGIAYKWVLAAGGTALPVMGLLLWAAPYRRARIFAFLDPSADPQGIGFQIRQSLLAVGGGGVWGKGFMQGVQKMFYLPEAQSDFIYAVIAEERGLIGATVVLICFAVIIWRGLVVARQAPDAFGSLVALGITMMIGLQALVNISVVIGLMPAKGIPLPFVSAGGSSMAISLVAMGILLNISQQASAIYEGG; encoded by the coding sequence ATGGCACGCAAGCTCAAGTCCGACAGACTCCTGTTCACCGCGACGCTGCTGCTCCTCGTGATCAGCATCGCCTGGGTGTACAGCGCGTCTGTCGTACAGGCCGAGCAGAGATTCGGCGATCCTGGCCGGTTCCTGGTCAGGCAACTCCTGTGGGTCGCCCTCGGCCTGGCTTTCATGCTGTCCGCGATGAGACTGGACTATCACTGGTATCGGAACCAGCGGCTGCTGTGGGGCCTGTTCGGCGCCACCGTCGTCGCCCTCGTGGCCGTGTTCCTGAGCCCTCCGGTCAACCACGCGCATCGCTGGTTGAACCTGTACGGACTCGGCATCCAACCGTCTGAGCTGGCCAAGCTGGTGACGATCCTGTTCGTCGCGATGGCGGTGGACCGCCGCGTGGAGCAGCAGGATGCGCTCCCGCCGGGCCTGGTGAAGGTCGGTCTGGTGCTCGCGGTGTTCGGAGCCCTCATCTGGCGCGAGCCGGACGCGGGCAGCGCGACCGCGCTGTGCGCAATCGCGTGTGCGATGTTGTTCGTCGCCGGCATCGCCTACAAGTGGGTCCTCGCGGCCGGCGGCACGGCGCTGCCGGTGATGGGTCTGCTGTTGTGGGCCGCGCCGTACCGGCGCGCCAGGATCTTCGCGTTCCTCGATCCGTCGGCCGATCCGCAGGGCATCGGGTTCCAGATCCGTCAATCGCTGCTCGCGGTCGGCGGCGGCGGCGTCTGGGGCAAGGGTTTCATGCAGGGCGTGCAGAAGATGTTCTACCTGCCCGAGGCGCAAAGCGACTTCATCTACGCCGTCATCGCGGAAGAGAGGGGACTCATCGGCGCCACGGTGGTGCTGATCTGCTTCGCCGTGATCATCTGGCGCGGCCTGGTTGTCGCGAGGCAGGCACCGGACGCATTCGGAAGCCTGGTCGCCCTCGGGATCACGATGATGATCGGCCTGCAGGCGCTCGTGAACATCAGCGTCGTGATCGGGCTGATGCCCGCCAAGGGCATTCCGCTCCCGTTCGTGAGCGCCGGCGGGTCGTCCATGGCGATCAGTCTCGTGGCGATGGGAATCCTGCTGAACATCTCGCAGCAGGCGTCGGCGATCTACGAGGGCGGGTAG
- the murD gene encoding UDP-N-acetylmuramoyl-L-alanine--D-glutamate ligase — MSELEVAGTRVVVVGAARSGIAAAEYLVRHGARVTLADLNGDLPDQARLRDSGLTLALGAHTAATFDDADMVVLSPGVPCRQPVFAGARRRGVPVIGEIELASRLLRGRIIAVTGTKGKSTTTTLIGRMLAAGGVPGSVAGNIGAPLAAKIESSTDDMVHVVEVSSFQLETTVEFHPWIAVLLNLSADHLDRHKDLREYSAAKARVFANQGQQDWAVINADDRPALSLAKRRAKAPARFFAVERRIEQGTVVNDGWIVDRHPGRDDVPILPVSDVKLIGRHLLTDVVAAVTTARLAGVPPAAIREAVAGFTGLEHALEPVMTVAGIRFVNDSKATNVDAARRGIESFGQRLVPIIGGKFKGGDLRDLRPALKGRSTAVIAIGEARPIIREALGDMVAVVDVASMAEAVRAAFAASLPGGTVLLAPACASFDMFHDYAERGRVFKREVARLAEELGREP; from the coding sequence ATGTCCGAGTTGGAGGTCGCCGGCACGCGCGTGGTCGTCGTCGGGGCCGCCCGCAGCGGCATTGCCGCCGCGGAGTACCTGGTCCGGCACGGTGCGCGCGTCACGCTGGCCGACCTGAACGGCGACCTCCCGGACCAGGCGCGATTGAGGGACTCGGGCCTGACGCTCGCACTCGGCGCGCACACCGCCGCGACGTTCGATGACGCCGACATGGTCGTGCTGAGCCCGGGTGTCCCGTGTCGTCAGCCAGTGTTCGCGGGTGCGCGGCGCCGGGGCGTGCCGGTCATTGGTGAGATCGAACTGGCGAGTCGGCTCCTTCGCGGTCGGATCATCGCGGTCACGGGAACCAAGGGGAAGTCGACGACGACGACGCTCATCGGGCGGATGCTGGCGGCGGGGGGTGTGCCCGGGTCCGTCGCCGGGAACATCGGCGCACCGCTCGCCGCCAAGATCGAGTCGTCCACCGACGACATGGTCCACGTCGTGGAGGTGAGCAGCTTCCAGCTCGAGACGACGGTCGAGTTCCACCCGTGGATCGCCGTGCTGCTGAACCTGTCGGCGGACCACCTCGACCGGCACAAGGATCTTCGGGAGTACTCCGCGGCGAAGGCTCGGGTGTTCGCCAACCAGGGCCAGCAGGACTGGGCGGTGATCAACGCCGACGATCGCCCGGCGCTGTCGCTCGCGAAACGTCGCGCCAAGGCGCCGGCGCGGTTCTTCGCGGTCGAGAGGAGGATCGAACAGGGGACCGTGGTGAACGACGGATGGATCGTCGATCGGCACCCCGGACGAGACGACGTTCCGATCCTGCCGGTCAGCGACGTGAAGCTGATCGGCCGTCACCTGTTGACCGACGTGGTGGCAGCGGTGACGACGGCCCGGCTCGCAGGCGTGCCGCCGGCAGCCATTCGAGAGGCCGTCGCGGGGTTCACGGGGCTCGAGCACGCGCTCGAACCCGTGATGACCGTGGCCGGCATCCGGTTCGTCAACGACTCGAAGGCCACGAATGTCGATGCGGCGCGACGCGGGATCGAGAGCTTCGGGCAGCGGCTCGTGCCGATCATCGGCGGGAAGTTCAAGGGCGGAGACCTTCGCGACCTGCGGCCTGCACTGAAGGGCCGTTCGACGGCGGTGATTGCCATCGGCGAGGCGCGCCCGATCATCCGCGAGGCACTCGGCGACATGGTCGCGGTCGTGGATGTGGCATCGATGGCCGAGGCCGTCCGGGCGGCGTTTGCCGCCTCGCTGCCGGGTGGAACGGTGCTCCTTGCGCCGGCGTGCGCGAGCTTCGACATGTTCCACGACTACGCGGAACGCGGCAGGGTATTCAAGCGCGAGGTGGCCCGACTCGCCGAGGAGTTGGGACGGGAACCGTGA
- the mraY gene encoding phospho-N-acetylmuramoyl-pentapeptide-transferase: protein MLFHLLYPLRGWMPALNVTRYITFRTAAASLTALALGLVLGPWLIRTLREFQIGQVIRNEGPASHRGKAGTPTMGGLLILWAALVPTLLWADLTNVDVWIAVLTTAAFGAIGFADDYLKIVRHSHHGLRPRFKLAWQVAVAVTVGITLLVLSEHALYSTRLIFPFFKRLIPDLGWGYAVFAVVVLVGASNAVNLTDGLDGLAISTFAIAASTFTALAYVTGHRVFAEYLLLIRLPEAGELTVFCGSLVGASLAFLWYNAHPAEIFMGDVGSLALGAALGTVAILIKQEILLVIVGGVFVLEALSVIVQVASFRLTGRRVFRMAPLHHHFELAGWTETKVMTRFVIMAIICALFSLTTLKLR, encoded by the coding sequence ATGCTCTTCCACCTGCTCTACCCGTTGCGTGGGTGGATGCCCGCGCTGAACGTGACGCGGTACATCACGTTCCGTACGGCGGCCGCGAGTCTGACGGCGCTGGCGCTCGGGCTCGTGCTCGGTCCGTGGCTGATTAGGACGCTGCGGGAGTTCCAGATCGGGCAGGTGATCCGGAACGAGGGACCGGCCAGCCACCGGGGGAAGGCCGGGACCCCGACGATGGGCGGCCTGCTGATCCTGTGGGCGGCGCTGGTGCCCACACTGCTGTGGGCCGATCTGACGAACGTGGACGTGTGGATCGCCGTGCTGACCACCGCGGCGTTCGGCGCGATCGGGTTCGCGGACGACTACTTGAAGATCGTCCGCCATTCACATCACGGGCTGCGGCCGCGCTTCAAGCTCGCGTGGCAGGTGGCGGTGGCGGTGACGGTCGGGATCACGCTCCTCGTGCTGTCGGAGCACGCGCTCTACAGTACGCGGCTGATCTTCCCGTTCTTCAAGCGGCTGATTCCGGACCTCGGGTGGGGATACGCGGTCTTCGCAGTCGTCGTTCTCGTGGGTGCCTCGAACGCCGTCAACCTGACCGACGGCCTCGACGGCCTGGCCATCAGCACGTTCGCGATTGCCGCATCCACGTTCACGGCGCTGGCGTACGTGACCGGCCACCGTGTGTTTGCGGAGTACCTGCTGCTGATCCGGCTGCCGGAGGCGGGCGAGTTGACGGTGTTCTGCGGCTCGCTGGTGGGGGCGAGCCTGGCGTTTCTCTGGTACAACGCCCACCCCGCTGAGATCTTCATGGGCGACGTGGGGTCGCTCGCCCTGGGTGCGGCGCTCGGTACGGTTGCGATCCTGATCAAGCAGGAGATCCTGCTGGTCATCGTTGGCGGGGTGTTCGTGCTCGAGGCACTCTCGGTGATCGTGCAGGTGGCGTCGTTTCGGCTGACCGGCCGGCGCGTGTTCAGGATGGCGCCGCTGCACCATCACTTCGAGCTGGCGGGCTGGACCGAGACGAAGGTGATGACGCGCTTCGTGATCATGGCGATCATCTGCGCGCTCTTCAGCCTGACAACGCTCAAGCTTCGATAG